Proteins from a single region of Candidatus Micrarchaeum acidiphilum ARMAN-2:
- a CDS encoding translation factor pelota: MKILKFYQNENLLKVKVEIFEDLWSLQRVIFSGDAVKSKSVRRFKANESDVGELKDVMVTVVVEKTELDKTAQRLRIAGKIVDGSPLEYIRLGSYHTINVAAGDVIDIIKLKWPDYLLSVVRNAVSESRRPLLGIIAVDDEKALPAYLLAYGIEFRNEIYSNLSKKMSQKDFQEQLNKYFDAIVNEIKDMAVDTVIVAGPGFTKDDVQKYMQSKGIEKTLNKRLIFESTSNAERSGVYELIKSDKTSSLLEKERIRAEFILMEKFLHNLSIGLHVYGIENVSDAIGNYAISMLLVNDGVLGDPQIQKALAEAEQKGIHIEVFNSSDEAGQQLHAFKDIAGI, translated from the coding sequence ATGAAAATCCTGAAATTTTACCAGAATGAAAACCTCCTAAAGGTAAAAGTCGAAATATTCGAGGACCTCTGGTCGCTTCAAAGGGTCATATTCAGCGGCGATGCCGTAAAGTCGAAGTCTGTGAGGCGCTTCAAGGCAAACGAGTCGGATGTCGGCGAACTCAAGGACGTAATGGTCACTGTTGTTGTCGAAAAAACCGAGCTCGACAAGACCGCGCAGAGGCTGAGAATCGCAGGAAAGATAGTGGACGGAAGCCCGCTGGAATACATAAGGCTGGGCAGCTACCACACAATAAATGTCGCGGCCGGGGACGTAATCGACATAATAAAGCTGAAATGGCCCGACTACCTGCTCAGCGTTGTAAGGAATGCGGTATCCGAATCCAGACGGCCGTTGCTCGGAATAATAGCTGTGGACGACGAGAAGGCTCTGCCGGCATACCTGCTTGCCTACGGCATAGAGTTCAGGAACGAGATATACAGCAACCTGAGCAAGAAAATGTCCCAGAAGGACTTTCAGGAGCAGCTTAACAAGTATTTTGATGCGATCGTAAACGAAATAAAGGACATGGCTGTGGACACCGTAATAGTCGCAGGGCCGGGCTTCACAAAGGACGACGTACAGAAGTACATGCAATCAAAGGGCATTGAAAAGACCCTGAATAAGAGGCTCATATTCGAAAGCACGAGCAACGCGGAACGCTCTGGGGTGTACGAACTGATAAAGAGCGATAAGACATCCAGCCTCCTGGAAAAGGAGAGGATACGCGCCGAATTCATACTGATGGAGAAGTTCCTCCACAACCTTTCAATAGGTTTGCACGTATACGGCATAGAGAACGTTTCGGATGCCATCGGCAACTACGCCATAAGCATGCTGTTAGTGAACGACGGCGTACTCGGCGATCCTCAAATCCAAAAGGCGCTTGCAGAAGCAGAGCAGAAAGGCATACACATAGAAGTTTTCAATTCTTCAGACGAGGCAGGACAGCAGCTGCATGCTTTCAAGGACATAGCCGGCATATGA
- a CDS encoding DNA methylase N-4/N-6 domain protein, protein MIITENQLGKITKIDSLFDKIINGDAISVMGRLPAKSVDLTIADPPYFKTVNEKWDFKWRTEEDYLVWTEKWIKELSRIAKTNSSFWLFGYVKLLSKILPIAEKYGFVFRQQIVVDKGMRSISGRKTSTYKMFPTTTESIFFFVKNNQPNIKKFLKERQKELGFTAKEINEKLHVKTNGGGVWSLYTGENILAQIPTREMWDRLQEILKFKMDYSEVNFTFNPQMGFSDVWTDIDFYKEDRNHSTQKPLKLIERLVIASSNKGNLVLDPFLGSGTTAVASMRLGRKFIGIEIDKKYSKIAEQRIKTELAQKSLH, encoded by the coding sequence ATGATAATAACCGAAAATCAATTAGGAAAAATTACTAAAATTGATTCTTTATTCGATAAAATCATAAACGGCGACGCAATTTCAGTCATGGGAAGGCTTCCAGCCAAATCAGTAGATTTGACCATAGCAGACCCACCCTATTTTAAAACCGTAAACGAAAAATGGGACTTCAAATGGAGGACGGAAGAGGACTATTTAGTATGGACAGAGAAATGGATTAAAGAGTTGTCAAGGATTGCTAAAACAAACTCGTCATTCTGGCTCTTTGGTTATGTTAAACTTCTATCCAAGATACTACCAATAGCGGAGAAATATGGATTTGTTTTTAGACAGCAGATAGTAGTGGATAAGGGCATGAGGTCTATAAGCGGAAGAAAAACGAGCACTTATAAGATGTTTCCAACAACGACAGAGAGCATTTTCTTTTTCGTCAAGAATAATCAGCCTAACATAAAGAAGTTCCTTAAAGAAAGACAAAAGGAACTTGGTTTTACTGCCAAGGAAATAAATGAAAAACTGCACGTCAAAACAAATGGTGGCGGGGTTTGGTCGTTATACACAGGAGAAAATATCTTGGCGCAGATTCCAACAAGGGAAATGTGGGATAGACTGCAAGAAATACTTAAATTCAAGATGGATTATTCAGAGGTCAATTTCACATTTAATCCACAGATGGGATTTAGTGATGTTTGGACGGATATAGACTTCTATAAAGAGGATAGGAACCATTCAACGCAAAAGCCATTAAAACTAATCGAGAGGCTAGTAATTGCAAGTTCTAACAAAGGTAATTTAGTGTTAGACCCCTTCTTGGGAAGTGGAACAACTGCGGTGGCCTCAATGAGATTGGGCAGGAAATTCATAGGAATCGAGATTGATAAGAAATATTCTAAAATAGCCGAACAACGAATTAAAACAGAATTAGCACAAAAATCACTACACTAA
- a CDS encoding SNARE associated Golgi protein has translation MLLQYIVYIALGSILNNTYSLIYGLIAEYGYLAVFALMLLENSSVPVPSEIILPLAGFFAAKEPASFNFYIALVAALLGSLSGLAIDYFIGYYLGKDVVYRHLALFHISKKTLDDFDLWFNKNAVPAILVTRLIPVVRTVMSFPAGFAKMPKRKFFSYSMLGSGIYDFILMLFGFEALPSNNALLIMASVGILIIFFYIVYAEVKKSIRRSRETP, from the coding sequence ATGCTGCTACAATATATTGTATACATCGCGCTTGGAAGCATACTTAACAACACTTATTCTTTGATATACGGCCTGATAGCAGAATATGGCTACCTCGCGGTCTTTGCGCTTATGCTTCTTGAGAATTCGTCTGTTCCTGTGCCGAGCGAGATAATACTTCCGCTGGCGGGCTTTTTCGCAGCAAAGGAACCTGCAAGCTTCAATTTTTACATTGCGCTTGTTGCGGCCCTGCTCGGGAGCCTGTCAGGCCTGGCTATAGACTACTTTATAGGCTATTACCTCGGCAAGGACGTTGTCTACAGGCATCTTGCACTGTTCCACATAAGCAAGAAGACCCTGGACGATTTCGACTTGTGGTTCAATAAAAATGCGGTACCTGCAATACTTGTCACCAGGCTTATTCCAGTAGTAAGGACCGTCATGAGCTTTCCGGCAGGGTTTGCGAAGATGCCGAAAAGGAAGTTTTTCTCTTACTCCATGCTCGGATCAGGCATATACGATTTCATATTGATGCTGTTCGGGTTTGAGGCGTTGCCTTCGAACAACGCCCTGCTGATAATGGCCTCAGTTGGAATTTTAATAATATTTTTCTATATAGTATACGCTGAGGTCAAAAAAAGCATACGCAGATCAAGGGAAACTCCATAG